A genome region from Camelina sativa cultivar DH55 chromosome 10, Cs, whole genome shotgun sequence includes the following:
- the LOC104720453 gene encoding uncharacterized protein LOC104720453, with amino-acid sequence MIKDCGMLEFPCYGDQLSWRGNRCNNQVIRCRLDRALGNEDWHALYPNSKVEYLEMIGFDHSPILATCLTATRRRQRQFRFDKRWLGKEGLAGAVESGWNRTRNFRIPGFVDKLRNCRNSISWWRKNNVSTGPSLISSLKTALHDAKMDDSVSLEDIRGIERKLKEAYRDEEIYWQQKSRKFWLRVGDKNTSYFHASTKQRRVRNRIIGLFGANNVWDESALGMEHIATSYFEELFKKSDGGGIAEMLQAIDPIVTAGMNRDLIRDISEKEVRQALFASLST; translated from the coding sequence ATGATTAAGGATTGCGGGATGCTAGAATTTCCTTGTTATGGGGATCAACTATCCTGGCGTGGGAATCGGTGTAACAACCAAGTGATTCGTTGTCGACTTGACCGGGCTTTGGGTAATGAGGACTGGCACGCCCTCTACCCCAATTCGAAAGTAGAGTATCTGGAGATGATTGGTTTTGATCATAGTCCAATTTTAGCAACTTGCTTGACGGCAACCCGGAGACGTCAGAGACAATTTCGGTTTGATAAGCGGTGGTTGGGTAAGGAGGGCTTGGCTGGAGCGGTTGAGTCTGGATGGAATCGGACCCGGAATTTTAGGATCCCgggttttgttgataaattaaGGAACTGTAGGAATTCGATTTCCTGGTGGAGGAAAAATAATGTCAGTACTGGTCCATCACTCATCTCTTCTTTGAAGACTGCTCTGCATGATGCGAAGATGGACGACTCGGTTTCGCTGGAAGATATTCGGGGAATTGAGAGGAAATTGAAAGAGGCATACCGGGATGAGGAGATTTATTGGCAACAGAAGAGTAGGAAATTTTGGCTCAGGGTTGGGGACAAAAACACTTCATATTTTCATGCATCTACTAAACAAAGACGGGTTCGGAATAGGataattggtttatttggtgCAAATAACGTTTGGGATGAGTCAGCGTTGGGTATGGAACATATAGCTACATCATATTTTGAGGAGCTGTTTAAGAAATCCGATGGTGGAGGTATTGCAGAAATGCTACAGGCAATAGATCCAATTGTTACGGCAGGAATGAACAGAGATCTCATTAGAGATATCTCGGAAAAGGAAGTTAGACAAGCTCTATTTGCNTCGTTGTCGACTTGA